In the Salvia miltiorrhiza cultivar Shanhuang (shh) chromosome 8, IMPLAD_Smil_shh, whole genome shotgun sequence genome, GTTAAGTGAGAAATAGTTAATTAAAGTTGATTACTTAAATGTGGAGTTGTGGGATAAAGTGATAAGCATTAAAGATTAGTTCATGTCATCTCACAGTAATTAATtagcattaaataatcatatatataagTTTATTACATTGATACATATAATAATTATGTGCACAAGTGATGGCCTATGAAGCTCATGTACGCGCGCCGCCTACCCAGCCTCAGCATCCGGCATTGGGCGTTACGCCGATAATCTCTTGGGAGTTATGTCCGACCATAACTCAGAAGACCCTCCTACATTAATGAGGTTTTAGTACATGTAGTCTCCCGGCCCCATAAGTTGTGTCTTGTGTGTACCCATGAAAAGGAAAATCTTTAATTTGCAATATAAACACATCACGGAAATCTGCATCAATTAAAACTACGTGTACTTTCAAATAACTTAATTAGTCAACGCTATATTCTCGCCTCGTTTCAGTTCGTCAGAGCTCGTCGATATGTAGCTACTGTTATCTACAAGACGGAGTTATTTTATCTTTGAGAACACGACACGTTAAATTATGAGCATTATCAAAACATATCTCATCTTACGAATAGAGATTCTCTTCAactcaattttatatatactcTTTTCTAACaagtttattttaattgttatttcaattctttcctcaaaaaaaaattgttatttcAATTCAGTTTAATGTTTTATATTCCCGAATCTGTTTTCCGTTGTGCTCGTTCAAGCAAGCAATATTTTCTAACATACTttgttaattattaaaactaactTCAAACGTATATATTGCAACGTGATTAATTAAAGGTTttcacaagaaaaaaaatatatagttaaTGAGGTTCAGTTAGCACTCACCTTTTATAAAAGTAAAGAgattctaatttatttttaaaacgaAAAATCACGTCAACTAATTAACTCCTTTTGTTTTAATCATTTGATCATAAGACaattattcataaaaaaaattaaattattttaattttaaatactcGAACAACTTcttaatataaaatcaaacaagcTTAGTCAAACACTCTTTCAATTCATAAATTTGTTTACAAACGAACTATATAATTTTGTGAAGGGTATCATGAAAAATTGTTTAATAAGGTAAGCAAACTAATTGATGGACAGTGAATCTTTTATATATGATTTGATGTtttatcaataatatttttattggaAGTAGTTGATTTAGcaatcaaaattcaaatatgGTCCTCCCTCAATTTAAGTCCAAACAAGGACGGATGAAACGACGTGACAACAATGAAAATAATTGTTTGAAAAATGCATGCAACGCATCTCAATTTCCCACTATATAAATAAGTACCAAAATTCGATTTTATTCTTCACACAAATTCCTTATTCCTTTGCTCCCAAATTCATGGGAAATTACAGATCATGCGAGTCAAGATCCACTCTCACAGCAAAACTAATCCTCGTCGGCGGCCAACTCCAAGAATTTCTATGGCCGGTTAGGGTTTCGCTATTGCTGCCGCGAGATTCCGATTGCTTCATATGCAGCTCCGACGAGATGGAATTCGGCGAGTTCCCGGCCGCGATGGGCGGCAACGAGGTGCTGCAGCCGGGGGAGATCTATTTCGAGCTGCCGCTGGCGTGGCGGAACGTGCGCCTGCAGGCGGAGGACATGGCGGTGTTGGCCTTGAAAGCGAGTGTAGCTCTGGCGAGTAAGGCtagagatgatgatgatgatgatcggATTATAAGTAGCTGCTGCTGTTGTTTCCGAATCCGATCGAGACGAGCTGAACCGGCGGCGTTGTTTTGTGAGAAGGAGATGCCGCTCCTCGCCGGAGATCAGGGCGGCAGAAGGGGCCGAGGGAAGGGCGGAGCTGGGGCCGCCCCAAACAAGTTTGTTGCAAAGCTTACTGCAATACTTGAAGATTGAAAATGTTGGGTTGGTACAAAGTCTTGAGATTTAATTGTTTGTTATTTTAGGGAGTTTGTAAGTTATTTCAATATCAAGGATGAATATTACTCATTCTTGATTTCTTGCATGAATTGGCTGCTTCTATAGTTTTTCTTGTGGAAGAAGTTGATAGatcttcttttaattttttgttttctaACTTTGTGATCCTCGAAAAAGATCTATGCTATAAatagattatatatattatcaaattaattatgttttagtcgAGCAATGgattggatatatatatatatatatatatattcaagaaTACTAATGACCATGACATAAAGTGCTGATGGTTTAATTCATAGATAGTTCCGTTTAACTGTCTTATTGCTCTTTGAGTGCACTTGTGTGTACAATTATTGTAATCGTGTTATtacattttcttaaattaaatatccaAGCTTTtctcaaaatgaaataaatcaAAACGAATGAGTTTGAACGCTATACTAATACTAATTGCATATGTGCAACGAGCATAAGTAATATATTTGCCTTGTGCAAGTTAAATTGGTCAACGGCGAAAATGATGGGGATTAAAATGTAAACAGAAATAGAAAAACCAATAATATGTAATTATTTTACTCATCGGAATCATCTCCTTAATTATAAGTCTAAATCAATATCGTCAGACAAGTGAAATTTTCACTTACGTGTTACGTACATACaaatagaatatatatatatatatatatatatatatatatatatatatatatattacaggTAGCAAGATATCATATTTAAAATcctattttcaaaaataaaaaagaaattttgGTTCAAGATAAAATACATGCTGTGGACAAAGGATCTTAAGGCTCAAATGATTGATTGTCATATGCTGGGGACATGTTTTGACATTTTGTCTTGATTATCAAGAcagatttattttaaaattgtttttCATATAAAAGACTTTTAATAATGTTTTCTAACACGGAAAGTGACCAAAGATCTTTTATTTCAAGGAATgacgagttttttttttatttctattgagaaagataaataaaaaattatcaaaacaGAAAACAACTGATCGATGAAGAGGTGGTGGCCAAAACGagtttttatttctatttagtaagatacataaataaaaaatccttCTTCCTTGGACTCGAAacttaatagaaaaaaataaataatcctaaagattaatagataaaaataataaagatcaattcatgtttatttaaattaattaaaactttgaaatattttaagatCTTTGATTAATtctatcatttaaattaattttatttaattcatcttttattaaaaatttaagattaaaaaaatcctactctttataataaaaaatattcaattatgcaaaataaatgttaaaaataaaaatccgtGTAATCTTCACGCACATTTCAAGACACACCTACCATATATAACCATAAATATAATACAAATAAGGGCCTGGTTTGCCCCAATACTGTCAAATACAAATGCAAccaaacaaaaataatatacactacaagaaaataattttttaccgAGAGATTTCCGAGTAAAACAATTCCCTCGGTAATTACCGAGGAATTCCCGAGAGTTTAGCGAGGGATAGCGCGTTTCAAAATTACTGACTAATTTATCGAGTAATTTACCTAGTATTCACTTTACCGAGAGAAAGTTTCTCTCGGTAATGCATAACTGTAAGTTTTATTTATCCACATTAATCGATTTCTTCCTCATATTCTCTCCCCAAAAATTTAAACCCTAGCTCCGTAGCTCGCTCCTTTCGATTTCGCCGCTCACTGGCCACCCGCCGCCCGTTGCTACTCCGCCACTCATTCCCACTCTACCACCTCGTCTCTCCGCCGCTTCCCTGTAACAGAAAAGATTCTCTGGAATAATTCAGAGATTAGAGAAAACTTCAAGGTACTTCAAGAGATTGGGAAATATCGGattttacttatatataaaaaatagtgtaatatttattttatgtgcaCTGATTGATAATTTTATGTGTTTTGGTCATTCAGTTCTATTTGATTATTTGATAGACTTTGGAAGACAAACAATGATCCTTCAAAGGTAATGATTTAACAAGTTTTTAGTATTACTAGCACTAGATGCTAATTTATTACCTTTAATTGCCTAATGCGAATATTTTtcctaatttatttttgttagcaTCAAGCATTTTATGTATTCAGGGTATTGCTTTTGGATGAAAACTGCAGCTTTTCTTCTAATATAGCTTATGCGAAATTGCAAGTCAGATAAGTAGTTTCTGTTTATGCTGTAGTTTGTATGTTATTTGTATTCTATTTAGGTTTGTTTGGTCTCAACTTTTGTTTGCTTGTGGAATATTGCAGGTAGCTCAAGAAACTGAAACAGAATCAAACTTTCAAAATGATCTTCTGAATCAGTCGGTATGCCATAAACTATATTTAGCATTTTGAACTAATtctttgagaaaaagaattgaCTTCTCTGACTTATGATCACATTGAGACTAGGAGCAGATCATCTGAGTTGAGGTACATATTCTGCTGCAAACAACTTCAGTAAAAAACTGCGTTTTTGAGCTGATCATATAGGCCTAATTTGAAGTAGCTATGCatatttctttcttctcttaCCTTAATGTGATTGTATAATTTCTTGAAGGAGGAGGTATGTTGCAATACTCACAAACACCAATAGGAATTGAGGCCATGATGCAGCAAGAACGCACACAGCAAGCAAATGGATTCAACATGTCAACAATCTATGAGAATCCCAATCACCATTTCAATGAATCATCATCATTCATGTCTCCCTCCAATTCATCCTCTTCCACTTTCAACAACCCTCAAGGAGGGAATGTGGTCCAGATCTTGTCTGTCGTGAGCATGCTCAAGATCCCGACTCATCACATTAAGGACATTTCGCATCCCCCCTGTATTTAATTCAGCTATTTTTTATTGTTCAAATTGTATTGATGAAAAATAGGCTGTCGTAGCttgatatgtatttttttttcaaaaatcatcaCAAATTACCGAGGGATTACCGAGGGAAAAATCCCTCGGCAAAAATGTCGGCCAATTTGCAGTATTTTCCGAGCGAGTTTTGCCTCGGTAATTACTCGGTAAACTTTACCGACGGAAACTATCACTCGGTAAAATTTTACCGACATTGAAATTAACGACGTCCGTTTTATATCGGTAATCTCTCGGCAACTGAAATTACCGACGGATATATTATGATTACCGAGTGAAAAATCCCTCGGTAAAAAAGTAGTTTTTTGTTGTGATAGAACTCTAGAATATATTCCATCTGATCAATCATAGACTCGAGATTAGGAAATTAATGCGGAATAATAAAGAACCGAAACTATAAAAATGGGCtcctaagagcact is a window encoding:
- the LOC131000916 gene encoding uncharacterized protein LOC131000916 encodes the protein MQRISISHYINKYQNSILFFTQIPYSFAPKFMGNYRSCESRSTLTAKLILVGGQLQEFLWPVRVSLLLPRDSDCFICSSDEMEFGEFPAAMGGNEVLQPGEIYFELPLAWRNVRLQAEDMAVLALKASVALASKARDDDDDDRIISSCCCCFRIRSRRAEPAALFCEKEMPLLAGDQGGRRGRGKGGAGAAPNKFVAKLTAILED